One Proteobacteria bacterium CG1_02_64_396 DNA window includes the following coding sequences:
- a CDS encoding peptide chain release factor 1: protein MTTLPLGRLEEMAQRLAELEAALVDPIIAADPPKLTALSREHAQLEPLVAQFRQWQSLGAQMADLEELIASESGEMVELAEFELGELSQKRRALASDLIRSMRPRHPFADRPAILEIRAGTGGDEASLFAVDLLKMYVRDAQVHGLKVEELEMAPTEVGGLREAVIQIQGSGSFERYQFESGVHRVQRVPETENQGRIHTSACTVAVLPEPEEVEVELNPNELRIDVYRSSGPGGQSVNTTDSAVRITHIPTGVVVICQDEKSQHKNKAKAMKILRARLFDRAAEQAHSSRAEMRRLQVGSGDRSERIRTYNFPQNRVTDHRINVTIYRLDEVISGLLDPLIEPLLDAQEALAEGSRS from the coding sequence ATGACCACGCTGCCCCTTGGCCGCCTGGAAGAGATGGCCCAGCGCCTGGCCGAGCTTGAGGCGGCCTTGGTCGATCCCATCATCGCCGCCGATCCCCCCAAACTCACCGCATTAAGCCGTGAACATGCCCAACTGGAACCCCTCGTGGCACAGTTCCGACAGTGGCAGTCGCTCGGTGCCCAAATGGCCGACCTCGAAGAATTGATCGCAAGCGAATCGGGGGAGATGGTCGAACTTGCCGAGTTCGAGCTTGGGGAACTAAGCCAAAAGCGCCGGGCACTGGCCAGCGATCTGATACGCAGCATGCGCCCGCGTCACCCTTTCGCCGACCGCCCCGCCATTCTTGAAATCAGAGCCGGGACCGGGGGGGACGAGGCCTCCCTGTTTGCTGTCGATCTGCTCAAAATGTACGTGCGCGATGCCCAAGTACACGGCTTGAAGGTTGAGGAATTGGAGATGGCTCCGACCGAGGTGGGGGGGCTGCGCGAAGCGGTGATCCAGATTCAGGGCAGTGGATCCTTCGAACGTTATCAGTTCGAAAGTGGGGTTCATCGTGTGCAGCGCGTTCCCGAGACCGAAAACCAAGGACGGATCCATACCAGCGCCTGCACCGTGGCGGTGCTTCCCGAACCGGAAGAGGTCGAGGTCGAACTCAATCCCAACGAGCTGCGCATCGACGTTTATCGCTCCTCAGGGCCCGGGGGGCAGAGCGTCAACACCACTGATTCGGCTGTGCGCATCACCCACATTCCCACTGGGGTGGTGGTCATTTGCCAAGACGAAAAGTCGCAGCACAAGAACAAAGCCAAAGCGATGAAGATCCTGCGCGCCCGTTTGTTCGACCGGGCCGCCGAGCAGGCCCATTCGTCGCGGGCCGAAATGCGCCGTCTTCAGGTCGGCTCGGGGGATCGCTCCGAGCGGATTCGTACCTACAACTTCCCGCAAAACCGTGTCACCGACCACCGTATCAACGTCACCATCTACCGGCTCGACGAGGTCATTTCAGGGCTACTTGACCCCTTGATTGAACCTCTCCTCGACGCCCAGGAGGCGCTGGCCGAGGGTTCTCGTTCTTGA
- a CDS encoding heterodisulfide reductase subunit C has translation MQQIFSDIKSDFRFHHELNGCLNCGVCTATCPSAHFYDYSPREMVQLLWTENVEQIYDAMQEKMWACAQCYTCAARCPFRNSPGGLVMIMREVSIKHGMESAKSVLRPFGRVMLKLITTGNQLSPDMIQPDHFPDWGPNIQKVHGDLTVLRKAIPMKTLQTTSTAWEVALKTSVEMYTIWEMTGVLSSLETMDENLYDVIVDFIDEKKEDYEDWLEEQEEDDDD, from the coding sequence ATGCAGCAGATCTTCTCGGACATCAAAAGCGACTTTCGCTTTCACCACGAGCTCAACGGCTGCCTGAATTGCGGCGTCTGCACGGCGACCTGCCCGTCGGCCCACTTCTACGACTACTCGCCCCGCGAGATGGTGCAGCTGCTCTGGACCGAGAACGTCGAGCAAATCTACGACGCCATGCAAGAGAAGATGTGGGCCTGCGCCCAGTGCTACACCTGCGCCGCCCGTTGCCCCTTCCGCAACTCCCCCGGCGGCCTGGTGATGATCATGCGCGAGGTATCGATCAAGCACGGGATGGAGTCGGCCAAGAGTGTGCTGCGCCCCTTCGGGCGGGTGATGCTCAAGCTGATTACCACCGGCAACCAGCTTTCCCCCGACATGATCCAGCCCGACCACTTCCCCGACTGGGGTCCGAACATCCAAAAGGTCCACGGCGACCTGACGGTGCTGCGCAAGGCGATTCCGATGAAAACCTTGCAGACCACCAGCACCGCCTGGGAGGTCGCCCTGAAGACCTCGGTCGAGATGTACACCATCTGGGAGATGACCGGGGTGCTCAGCTCCCTGGAGACCATGGACGAGAACCTCTACGACGTGATCGTCGACTTCATCGACGAGAAGAAAGAGGACTACGAGGACTGGCTGGAGGAGCAAGAAGAGGACGATGACGACTGA
- a CDS encoding 16S rRNA (cytidine(1402)-2'-O)-methyltransferase has translation MVSTPIGNLGDISARARHILEGVDLVAAEDTRRAGELFHHLGLRRPAMAPYYDEVEQKTAPQIVARLQEGQSVALISDAGTPTLADPGYRLVRAARAAGIEVHPIPGASSLLALLAVAGLPTDRFSFLGFLPSKGKKRQEALEEALARPETTVLLEAPHRLHDLLDLLAAHAPEREVVVGRELTKRFETLYNGTAAALAADPPNPRGEIVVALAPAPVAASENSDEVDHILTLLLAEGLSVSAASRVTQQLTGAPKKRVYPLALALAGQLLTENP, from the coding sequence GTGGTTTCGACCCCCATCGGCAACCTGGGGGATATCTCGGCCCGCGCCCGCCACATTCTGGAGGGGGTCGATTTGGTGGCGGCAGAGGATACCCGAAGGGCGGGAGAACTCTTCCACCATTTGGGGCTGCGTCGTCCGGCGATGGCCCCCTACTACGACGAGGTGGAGCAAAAAACTGCCCCCCAGATCGTGGCTCGACTGCAAGAGGGGCAAAGTGTCGCCCTTATTTCGGATGCTGGAACCCCGACCTTGGCCGATCCGGGCTACCGGCTGGTCCGGGCCGCTCGTGCGGCGGGAATCGAGGTTCATCCGATTCCGGGCGCCTCCAGTCTGCTTGCTTTGCTGGCGGTAGCGGGGCTACCGACCGACCGGTTTTCGTTTCTCGGTTTCCTCCCCTCCAAAGGCAAAAAGCGGCAAGAGGCGCTGGAGGAGGCCCTGGCGCGGCCCGAAACCACGGTGCTGCTCGAAGCACCCCATCGGTTGCACGACCTGCTCGACCTCCTGGCCGCCCACGCCCCCGAGCGTGAGGTGGTGGTGGGTCGGGAGCTGACCAAACGGTTCGAAACCCTCTACAACGGTACCGCCGCCGCCCTGGCCGCCGATCCTCCCAATCCCCGCGGCGAGATTGTGGTGGCGCTGGCGCCCGCTCCGGTTGCCGCAAGTGAAAACTCGGATGAAGTCGATCACATCTTGACCCTGCTGCTTGCCGAGGGACTTTCCGTCAGCGCCGCCAGCCGGGTAACCCAGCAGTTGACCGGCGCCCCCAAAAAAAGGGTCTACCCCCTCGCTTTGGCGCTGGCTGGGCAGCTCCTGACCGAGAATCCCTGA
- a CDS encoding NADH dehydrogenase has protein sequence MAYPPLILASTAAALGYEVTIFFTFYGLQILKKNLNLEVSPTANPAMPMNMGGMDFGWMPDMVRSLPGMTKFATGMMKGLTKQHGVASIEELRDLCIEADVRMIACQMTVDLFGFKTSDLIDGLEYAGAATYFEVGGEADINLFI, from the coding sequence ATGGCCTACCCGCCACTGATCCTCGCCTCCACCGCCGCCGCCCTGGGTTACGAAGTTACCATCTTCTTCACCTTCTACGGCCTGCAAATCCTCAAGAAGAACCTCAACCTTGAGGTCAGCCCCACCGCCAACCCCGCCATGCCCATGAACATGGGGGGGATGGATTTCGGTTGGATGCCCGACATGGTTCGTTCGCTGCCCGGCATGACCAAATTCGCCACCGGCATGATGAAGGGTCTGACCAAACAACACGGGGTCGCCTCCATCGAGGAGCTGCGTGATCTGTGCATCGAGGCCGACGTGCGCATGATCGCCTGCCAAATGACGGTCGACCTGTTCGGCTTCAAGACCAGCGATCTGATCGACGGTCTGGAATACGCCGGCGCGGCGACCTATTTTGAGGTCGGCGGCGAGGCCGACATCAACCTCTTCATCTGA
- a CDS encoding LysR family transcriptional regulator: MSDTRLRVFFAVAKHLSFTRAAEELNLTQPAITFQIKQLEEQFNTRLFDRHHNRITLTEAGKVVLDHVEQILLLYQRMEKAVDEMTGKIAGSLLLGASTTIGHYLLPQMLGRFTRNFGDVRPQVTVGNTERIVHLVEDNTIDLGIVEGPVQNRNLLIEPCMTDEMVVIFPPDYPWAGLHEIPVEELTRHPFVSREEGSGSRRVIENYLATIGIQYKKDLDVVLELGSSEAIKSAVEGGLGFSIVSRATILKEIDLGTLLEGRIEGCRLLRKFSFVYQKQKFKSRAAELFLTFCKKQCGEQDNPDGIPAQMMG, encoded by the coding sequence ATGTCCGACACCCGACTGAGGGTCTTCTTCGCGGTCGCCAAACATCTGAGCTTCACCCGCGCCGCCGAAGAACTCAACCTCACCCAGCCGGCGATCACCTTCCAGATCAAGCAACTCGAAGAGCAATTCAACACCCGCCTCTTCGATCGCCACCACAATCGCATCACCTTGACCGAAGCGGGCAAGGTGGTGCTCGATCATGTCGAACAGATCCTGCTGCTCTACCAACGTATGGAAAAAGCGGTCGACGAGATGACCGGCAAAATCGCCGGTAGCCTGCTGCTCGGGGCCTCGACCACCATCGGCCACTACCTACTGCCCCAGATGTTGGGCCGTTTCACCCGCAATTTTGGGGACGTACGCCCCCAGGTCACGGTCGGCAACACCGAGCGGATCGTCCACCTGGTCGAGGACAACACCATCGACCTCGGGATCGTCGAAGGGCCTGTGCAGAATCGCAACCTGCTGATCGAACCCTGTATGACCGACGAGATGGTGGTGATCTTCCCCCCCGACTACCCTTGGGCAGGGCTCCACGAGATTCCGGTCGAGGAGCTGACCCGCCACCCCTTTGTCAGCCGCGAAGAGGGATCGGGCAGCCGCCGGGTGATCGAAAATTACCTGGCGACCATCGGCATCCAATACAAGAAGGATCTCGATGTGGTGCTGGAGTTGGGATCGAGCGAGGCGATCAAAAGCGCGGTGGAGGGGGGGCTTGGGTTCTCGATTGTGTCGCGAGCGACAATTCTCAAAGAGATTGACCTGGGGACCCTGCTCGAAGGGCGGATCGAGGGCTGCCGCTTGCTGCGCAAATTCAGCTTCGTCTACCAAAAGCAAAAATTCAAAAGCCGGGCCGCCGAGCTCTTTTTAACCTTCTGCAAAAAGCAGTGCGGCGAGCAGGACAACCCGGACGGTATCCCGGCCCAGATGATGGGGTGA
- a CDS encoding glutamyl-tRNA reductase, with product MKVITVGVNHRTAPVEVRERLAFAPNSFVEDLRSLRQLPGILEISALSTCNRVELTAATRDVERAQAHLCEELAARSGIGFESLREHLIVLSEKDAVAHTFKVAASLDSLVLGEPQILGQVKDAYRLSMESDTLGPILKRLYHQAFGCAKRVRTDTGIGSQSVSVASIAVDLAKRIFGDLAGRTILVVGAGVMCETAITHLKASGATRFLITNRTLARARDLAERFGGEPFALDQIGARLHEADIVITSTGSPVPIIYPTMVQRSLKQRRFKPMFFIDIAVPRDIDPAVSDIDGVFRYDMDDLSSVVADHLKAREDEARKAMEIVEEEVGNFLHWIDSLEFTPMLAALRERFHQDALDALTADKGFAKLDEAQQEAMRGMTRRVVNKLLHKPTIALREGAKRDDGELLLDSVRTLFDLHPQLQSTAEDLQEQP from the coding sequence ATGAAGGTCATCACCGTCGGTGTGAATCACCGAACTGCTCCCGTCGAAGTCCGCGAGCGTCTGGCTTTTGCCCCCAATTCCTTCGTCGAGGATCTTCGGTCCCTGCGGCAGCTGCCCGGTATCCTGGAGATCAGCGCCCTTTCGACCTGCAACCGGGTCGAACTGACCGCCGCCACCCGCGATGTCGAGCGGGCGCAGGCGCACCTGTGTGAAGAGCTGGCGGCTCGCTCCGGCATCGGGTTCGAATCCTTGCGCGAACACCTGATCGTCCTGTCTGAAAAAGATGCGGTGGCCCATACCTTTAAGGTCGCCGCCAGCCTCGATTCTCTGGTGCTGGGTGAGCCTCAGATTTTGGGTCAGGTTAAGGATGCCTACCGGCTCTCGATGGAATCCGACACCTTAGGTCCGATCCTAAAACGGCTTTATCATCAAGCATTTGGATGCGCCAAACGGGTCCGGACCGACACTGGCATCGGCAGCCAATCGGTCAGCGTTGCCTCGATAGCGGTCGATCTGGCCAAGCGGATTTTCGGCGATCTTGCCGGGCGCACCATTTTGGTCGTCGGGGCTGGCGTGATGTGCGAAACCGCCATCACGCATCTTAAAGCCTCGGGCGCCACCCGTTTTCTCATCACCAACCGTACATTGGCCCGCGCCCGCGATTTGGCCGAACGCTTCGGTGGCGAACCCTTTGCGTTGGATCAAATCGGCGCGCGGCTTCACGAGGCCGATATTGTCATCACCTCGACCGGCTCGCCGGTGCCGATCATCTACCCCACGATGGTGCAGCGTTCCCTCAAACAGCGCCGATTTAAACCGATGTTTTTTATCGATATTGCGGTCCCGCGCGACATCGACCCGGCGGTTAGCGACATCGACGGGGTCTTCCGTTACGACATGGACGATCTGTCTTCGGTGGTGGCCGATCACCTCAAGGCGCGCGAGGACGAGGCCCGCAAGGCGATGGAGATCGTCGAGGAGGAGGTTGGCAATTTCCTGCACTGGATCGACTCCCTGGAGTTCACCCCGATGTTGGCCGCCCTGCGCGAGCGGTTTCATCAGGATGCCCTTGATGCTCTGACCGCCGACAAGGGGTTTGCCAAGCTCGACGAGGCACAACAAGAGGCGATGAGAGGGATGACCCGCCGCGTGGTGAATAAACTGCTGCACAAGCCGACCATCGCCCTGCGCGAGGGGGCCAAAAGAGACGATGGGGAGCTGCTGCTCGACAGCGTGAGAACCCTTTTTGATCTCCATCCCCAATTGCAATCCACCGCCGAAGATCTGCAGGAACAACCTTAA
- a CDS encoding Nif3-like dinuclear metal center hexameric protein: protein MNRHLPSPAEVVAHCDTLLQAARFRDYTPNGLQVEGVRSVRRLVTGVSANLTLIEAAITLQADLILVHHGLFWGGDPRPLTGVLGRRVRALMQSGTALAAYHLPLDAHPTLGNNAALADLLQLNERTPFGRVGDLFLGVGGLLPIALGPQALGEALGERLDTQTQVFAPIPERPIHRVALMSGGGGKAAHEAIAQGYDAFVTGEGEEWAQALALESGVAWIAAGHHATERGGVARLGDQLAGHFGLTHDFIDIPNPL, encoded by the coding sequence ATGAATCGTCACCTCCCCTCCCCCGCCGAGGTGGTCGCCCACTGCGACACCCTGCTGCAAGCCGCCCGCTTTCGGGATTACACCCCCAACGGCCTACAGGTCGAGGGGGTACGCTCGGTGCGCCGTTTGGTCACCGGGGTGAGCGCCAACCTGACATTGATCGAGGCAGCCATCACCCTCCAGGCCGATTTGATCCTCGTCCACCATGGCCTGTTCTGGGGGGGGGATCCCCGCCCCCTGACCGGCGTTCTGGGCCGCCGGGTGCGTGCCTTGATGCAAAGCGGCACGGCTCTGGCCGCCTATCACCTCCCCCTCGATGCCCACCCCACCCTGGGCAACAACGCCGCCCTGGCCGACCTGCTTCAATTGAACGAACGCACCCCTTTTGGTCGGGTTGGCGATCTGTTTTTGGGGGTTGGCGGTCTGCTCCCCATTGCATTGGGGCCCCAAGCACTTGGGGAGGCTCTCGGTGAGCGGCTCGATACCCAAACCCAGGTTTTTGCCCCCATTCCCGAACGCCCCATCCATCGCGTCGCCCTGATGTCGGGGGGGGGAGGCAAGGCGGCCCATGAGGCCATCGCCCAAGGGTACGACGCCTTTGTGACCGGCGAGGGTGAGGAGTGGGCCCAGGCGCTGGCTCTTGAGAGTGGCGTCGCCTGGATCGCGGCGGGCCATCACGCCACCGAGCGCGGTGGGGTTGCCCGTCTGGGCGACCAGCTGGCCGGTCACTTCGGCCTGACCCACGACTTTATCGATATTCCCAACCCCCTATGA
- a CDS encoding phosphoheptose isomerase, with protein MQRRYEESIQAKSVALPAVQDDIIKAVDLLTDTLVHEGKILICGNGGSAADAQHFSGELLNRFQIERPPLPGIALTTDSSTLTAIGNDYSFDEIFSKQVEALGRRGDVLFGISTSGNSGNVLRAIERGRELGMKIIGLLGRDGGKIAPLCDVAIVVPSNSTPRVQENHILIVHILCELIDERLFGRS; from the coding sequence GTGCAACGCCGTTATGAGGAGAGCATTCAGGCCAAGTCGGTCGCGCTTCCCGCCGTTCAAGACGACATCATCAAGGCGGTCGACCTGCTCACCGACACGCTGGTCCACGAAGGCAAGATTCTCATTTGCGGCAATGGTGGCAGCGCCGCCGACGCGCAGCATTTTTCGGGCGAGCTGCTCAATCGCTTTCAAATCGAGCGCCCCCCCCTGCCCGGCATCGCCCTGACCACCGACAGCTCCACCTTGACCGCCATCGGCAACGACTACTCCTTCGACGAGATCTTCAGCAAGCAGGTCGAGGCGTTGGGACGGCGGGGTGATGTGCTGTTTGGGATTTCGACCTCGGGCAATTCCGGCAACGTGCTACGCGCCATTGAGCGGGGGCGGGAGCTGGGCATGAAAATCATCGGTCTGTTGGGGCGCGACGGGGGTAAGATCGCCCCTCTGTGCGACGTGGCGATTGTCGTCCCCTCCAACTCAACCCCCCGCGTCCAAGAAAATCACATCTTGATCGTGCACATTTTGTGCGAACTGATCGACGAACGTCTGTTCGGCAGATCCTAA
- a CDS encoding heterodisulfide reductase subunit B gives MSEQQGQGQAGHGTAWQPTNLSKEDAVEASRWVGAKIDKRHLTGERIDDVRDHMWHLEKEGEILVHRITEQHEPVEVETIFGWKKKIPTNRLWHHKSCGQCGNIPGYPASLLWFMNKFGMEYLDETDQTSCTAWNYHGSGIGNVESLAAVFLRNFHQAYVSAKAHGLPEGYYYPLVHCGTSFGNYKEVRKYLIESPELREKVKKILGKLGRLVDGKLLIPEEVVHYSEWLHVMRKRIASDLQTVDVSNIRATVHPSCHVYKMVHEDAIYDPEVLGGNRVAVGTGILQALGADVRDYSTWYDCCGFGFRHIISEREFTRSFTINKKLKVVTEEAQSDVMIGFDTGCITTMDKNQWVGKAHDMHYPVPVIADIQFAALACGAHPLKVVQLQWHASPVEELVDKMGLNWARSKAEFEAYLTEVKKGNIEYLYNPQLAYGGLKA, from the coding sequence ATGAGCGAACAACAAGGGCAAGGTCAGGCCGGTCACGGTACCGCCTGGCAACCCACCAACCTTTCGAAAGAGGATGCCGTCGAGGCGTCGCGCTGGGTCGGGGCCAAGATCGACAAGCGCCACCTGACCGGGGAGCGGATCGACGATGTCCGCGACCACATGTGGCATCTCGAAAAAGAGGGGGAGATTCTCGTCCACCGCATCACCGAGCAGCATGAGCCGGTCGAGGTCGAGACCATCTTCGGCTGGAAGAAGAAGATCCCCACCAACCGTCTCTGGCACCACAAGAGTTGCGGCCAGTGCGGCAACATCCCCGGCTACCCCGCATCCTTGCTGTGGTTCATGAACAAGTTCGGCATGGAGTACCTGGACGAAACCGACCAGACCTCCTGCACCGCCTGGAACTACCACGGCTCCGGAATTGGCAACGTCGAATCGCTGGCTGCGGTGTTCCTGCGCAACTTCCATCAAGCCTACGTTTCGGCCAAGGCCCACGGCCTGCCCGAGGGGTATTACTACCCCTTGGTTCACTGCGGCACCTCGTTTGGCAACTACAAAGAGGTGCGCAAGTACCTCATCGAGTCGCCCGAACTGCGCGAGAAGGTTAAGAAGATCCTGGGCAAGCTCGGTCGTCTGGTCGATGGCAAGCTCCTCATCCCCGAGGAGGTCGTCCATTACTCCGAGTGGCTGCACGTCATGCGTAAACGGATCGCGAGCGACCTGCAAACCGTCGACGTCTCGAACATCCGCGCCACCGTTCACCCCTCCTGCCACGTCTACAAGATGGTGCACGAGGATGCGATCTACGACCCCGAGGTCCTGGGCGGCAACCGGGTTGCGGTCGGGACCGGCATCCTGCAGGCGCTGGGCGCCGACGTGCGCGATTACTCCACCTGGTACGACTGCTGCGGCTTCGGCTTTCGCCACATCATCTCCGAGCGTGAGTTCACCCGCTCTTTCACCATCAACAAGAAGCTCAAGGTGGTGACCGAAGAGGCGCAGTCCGACGTGATGATCGGCTTCGATACCGGCTGCATCACCACCATGGACAAGAACCAGTGGGTCGGCAAAGCCCACGACATGCACTACCCGGTGCCGGTCATCGCCGACATTCAGTTTGCCGCCCTGGCCTGCGGCGCCCACCCCCTCAAGGTGGTTCAGCTGCAATGGCACGCCTCTCCGGTGGAGGAGCTGGTCGACAAGATGGGGCTGAACTGGGCCCGCTCCAAGGCGGAGTTCGAGGCGTATCTGACCGAGGTTAAGAAGGGCAACATCGAATATCTCTACAACCCGCAGCTTGCCTACGGAGGCCTAAAGGCATGA
- a CDS encoding sulfur reduction protein DsrE, translating into MDEQKLLMIMTSGANTPTRCAAPFAMATVAAVMDSEVAMVFNMDGISLLKKGVAENVYALEGGMSALEFLRQAKEAGVSIYACAPALDLYHMTKADLIDEVDEVVGGAWVIEEGYESDMVLTF; encoded by the coding sequence ATGGATGAGCAAAAGCTGTTGATGATTATGACCTCCGGCGCCAACACCCCGACCCGCTGCGCCGCCCCCTTCGCCATGGCCACCGTGGCGGCGGTGATGGACTCCGAAGTCGCCATGGTCTTCAACATGGACGGGATCTCCCTGCTGAAAAAGGGTGTGGCCGAGAACGTCTACGCCCTTGAGGGTGGCATGAGTGCGCTGGAGTTTTTGCGCCAAGCCAAAGAGGCGGGCGTTTCGATCTACGCCTGTGCCCCCGCCCTCGACCTCTACCACATGACCAAGGCCGATCTAATCGACGAAGTCGACGAAGTGGTTGGCGGTGCCTGGGTCATTGAAGAGGGTTACGAGTCCGACATGGTGTTGACCTTCTAA